A single genomic interval of Methanooceanicella nereidis harbors:
- a CDS encoding acyltransferase translates to MSGRRLTEYPATGGVNPLWRWTKTCDPVKVIFNFFMLLVIRYSPIIELKVDCMRFMGIKAGNHVSMALEATVDVFFPELIEIGDNSVIGYNATILAHEYMIDRYRTGNVVIGKNVLIGANSTILPGIIIGDGAIVSAGSLVNKDVPAGAFVGGVPARIIERKELD, encoded by the coding sequence ATGTCAGGACGCAGGTTAACCGAGTATCCAGCCACCGGCGGTGTGAACCCGCTATGGCGATGGACAAAGACATGTGACCCGGTCAAGGTCATATTCAACTTTTTCATGCTTCTGGTCATAAGATACAGCCCGATAATCGAGTTGAAAGTGGACTGCATGAGGTTCATGGGAATTAAAGCAGGGAACCATGTCTCGATGGCATTAGAGGCAACTGTGGACGTTTTCTTCCCGGAGCTTATCGAGATAGGGGATAATTCGGTAATAGGATATAATGCGACGATACTTGCCCATGAGTACATGATAGACAGGTATCGTACAGGAAATGTCGTCATAGGTAAAAATGTCCTTATAGGAGCGAATTCTACTATCCTGCCAGGAATCATTATAGGAGACGGCGCGATAGTGTCAGCAGGCTCGCTCGTTAACAAGGATGTGCCAGCAGGGGCGTTCGTCGGAGGAGTGCCCGCACGCATCATAGAGAGGAAAGAACTTGATTAA
- a CDS encoding DUF1405 domain-containing protein: MINIVRSIVDAIYRDRRLLAAIIVINIAGSLFGAYYYWEQLMMTPVYLWIFVPDCPLYTLFMIFALLLIIMGKPSDTFNAITSVGLSMYGTWTVLVLLYFSEIYFRPANSLLSSAMLISHIGMALECVLLLPYLKNVKTVSWVVAGAWFLVQTIVDYFLWFIRDGDLMRTHPLAIMEYYTRGHYVIDKLAVKLDTMMYVTFAMVVVFLALNYILAKTWPANDPRLLKTEAIAVKNESGN; encoded by the coding sequence TTGATTAATATCGTCAGGTCAATAGTCGACGCCATATACAGGGACAGGCGTTTACTGGCAGCTATCATAGTAATAAATATTGCAGGGTCTCTGTTCGGGGCTTATTATTACTGGGAACAGTTAATGATGACCCCGGTCTATCTCTGGATATTCGTCCCGGATTGTCCGTTATATACCCTGTTCATGATCTTTGCGCTGTTATTGATAATAATGGGCAAGCCGTCGGATACGTTCAACGCGATCACATCAGTGGGACTTTCCATGTACGGCACCTGGACGGTCCTGGTGCTGCTATACTTCTCGGAGATATATTTCAGGCCCGCCAACAGCCTTTTATCTTCGGCGATGCTGATCTCGCACATCGGCATGGCGCTTGAGTGCGTCCTGCTGCTGCCATACCTTAAGAACGTTAAAACCGTATCCTGGGTAGTAGCCGGAGCATGGTTTTTAGTTCAGACCATTGTCGATTATTTCTTATGGTTCATACGAGACGGAGATCTGATGAGGACACATCCGCTCGCAATAATGGAATATTATACAAGAGGACATTACGTTATAGATAAGCTGGCTGTGAAGCTGGACACTATGATGTATGTCACATTCGCAATGGTAGTGGTGTTCCTGGCCCTGAACTATATCCTGGCAAAGACCTGGCCGGCGAACGATCCGCGGCTCTTAAAAACTGAGGCCATTGCAGTAAAAAATGAAAGCGGGAATTAA
- a CDS encoding HAMP domain-containing protein, producing the protein MVKFLNSLQTKLTISFIILILVISSLTFFYTFNETKSALKETMRDELKAVAAATATQMDGDKVAMLKAGDEGTPEFLSIRDQLWAVQNSNPDIKYVYIMALNGDEVQFVVDGSYGKEDDAAMIGDVYDEAPEDLINGFTAPSADREFTTDEWGTYLSGYAPVYDSKGNSVGLVGVDMSSDRVIEKQNFIGYTIYIIVGLAILIAGAMIAFFSKTIIQDIKKLNENANKISMGDTNVMVDVKRNDEIGELADSFGRMVASLKIMMDTSYNEK; encoded by the coding sequence ATGGTAAAGTTTTTAAATAGCCTTCAAACGAAGCTTACCATCAGCTTCATAATACTGATATTAGTTATTTCAAGCCTGACGTTTTTCTATACTTTTAACGAGACTAAAAGCGCTTTAAAAGAGACAATGAGAGACGAGTTGAAAGCGGTGGCAGCAGCAACCGCCACACAGATGGACGGCGATAAGGTCGCGATGCTTAAGGCGGGTGACGAGGGGACGCCTGAATTTTTGTCCATCAGGGACCAGCTATGGGCCGTACAAAACTCTAACCCGGACATAAAATACGTGTATATCATGGCCTTGAACGGGGATGAAGTACAGTTCGTCGTAGACGGTAGCTATGGAAAGGAAGACGACGCCGCAATGATAGGTGACGTTTATGATGAAGCTCCCGAAGACCTGATAAACGGTTTCACTGCACCGTCGGCGGACAGGGAATTTACGACCGATGAATGGGGAACATACCTCTCCGGATATGCGCCGGTATATGATTCAAAGGGCAATTCAGTAGGCCTCGTGGGCGTAGACATGAGCAGCGACCGCGTAATAGAGAAACAAAACTTCATCGGATACACGATATACATCATCGTAGGCCTTGCGATATTGATAGCAGGAGCAATGATAGCGTTCTTCTCAAAGACGATCATTCAGGACATAAAAAAGCTTAATGAGAACGCCAACAAGATCAGCATGGGCGACACGAACGTCATGGTAGACGTTAAGAGGAACGACGAGATAGGTGAACTGGCAGACTCTTTCGGAAGGATGGTGGCAAGCCTCAAAATAATGATGGACACAAGCTACAATGAAAAATAA